Proteins co-encoded in one Actinobacillus succinogenes 130Z genomic window:
- the cysS gene encoding cysteine--tRNA ligase codes for MLKIFNTLTREKEEFKPINQNQVGMYVCGVTVYDLCHFGHGRTFVSFDVITRYLRFLGYNLRYVRNITDVDDKIIKRALENNETCDQLVERMIAEMHKDFDALNILRPDAEPRATKHIPEIIAMVDALLQRGHAYLAADGDVMFDVESFQKYGALSRQNLEQLQAGARVEIKSVKKNPMDFVLWKMSKPNEPSWDSPWGKGRPGWHIECSAMNSKELGNHFDIHGGGSDLMFPHHENEIAQSCCAHDGEYVNYWLHTGMLTINEEKMSKSLNNFFTIRDILTKYDAESVRYFFLTAQYRSLLDYSEENIGLARKALERLYTALRGCDWNSELPAQDQYVGAFKDAMDDDFNTPGALAVLFELAREINKLKAENPAQANHLAARLKHLAGVLGLLEQDPEAFLQGGAENEEVGKIEALIKQRNDARAEKNWAAADAARDALKEMGVVLEDGANGTSWRKL; via the coding sequence ATGCTAAAAATTTTCAACACCCTCACTCGCGAAAAAGAAGAATTTAAGCCTATCAACCAGAATCAGGTAGGTATGTACGTATGCGGTGTGACCGTATACGATTTATGCCATTTCGGTCATGGGCGTACCTTTGTGTCTTTTGACGTGATTACCCGTTATCTCCGTTTTCTGGGTTATAACCTGCGTTATGTGCGCAACATTACCGATGTGGACGACAAAATCATCAAACGCGCGTTGGAAAACAATGAAACCTGCGATCAGTTGGTTGAGCGTATGATTGCGGAAATGCACAAAGATTTTGACGCATTAAATATTTTGCGACCGGATGCGGAGCCGCGCGCCACTAAGCATATACCCGAAATTATCGCCATGGTGGATGCCCTGCTGCAACGCGGACATGCTTATCTGGCGGCAGACGGCGATGTGATGTTCGATGTGGAGTCTTTTCAAAAATACGGCGCCCTTTCCCGCCAGAATTTGGAACAATTACAAGCCGGTGCGCGGGTGGAAATTAAATCGGTGAAGAAAAATCCGATGGATTTCGTGCTGTGGAAAATGTCCAAACCGAACGAACCGAGTTGGGATTCGCCTTGGGGTAAAGGCCGTCCGGGCTGGCATATCGAATGTTCGGCGATGAACAGTAAAGAACTCGGCAATCATTTTGATATTCACGGCGGCGGTTCGGATTTAATGTTTCCGCATCATGAAAACGAAATCGCTCAATCCTGTTGCGCGCACGACGGCGAATACGTGAATTACTGGCTGCATACGGGCATGCTGACGATTAATGAAGAAAAAATGTCCAAATCCCTCAATAATTTCTTTACTATTCGCGATATTTTAACTAAATACGATGCGGAAAGCGTACGCTATTTCTTTTTAACCGCTCAATACCGCAGTTTGCTGGATTACAGCGAAGAAAATATCGGCTTGGCGCGGAAAGCCCTGGAACGTTTGTATACGGCGCTGCGCGGTTGCGATTGGAATAGCGAACTGCCCGCCCAAGATCAATATGTCGGTGCATTTAAAGACGCTATGGATGATGATTTCAACACGCCTGGCGCATTAGCGGTGTTGTTTGAACTTGCCCGTGAAATCAATAAACTGAAAGCGGAAAATCCGGCGCAAGCGAATCACTTAGCGGCGCGTTTAAAACATCTGGCGGGCGTGCTGGGCTTATTGGAACAAGATCCCGAAGCCTTTTTACAAGGCGGTGCGGAGAATGAGGAAGTCGGCAAAATCGAAGCTTTAATCAAACAGCGTAATGACGCCCGCGCCGAGAAAAACTGGGCGGCTGCCGATGCCGCCCGCGATGCGTTGAAAGAAATGGGCGTAGTGCTGGAAGACGGCGCCAACGGCACCAGTTGGCGTAAGTTGTAA
- a CDS encoding peptidylprolyl isomerase translates to MITLHTNFGDIKIELNHEKAPVTAKNFEDYCKSGFYDNTIFHRVIDGFMIQGGGMESGMREKATNAPIQNEANNRLSNKRGTIAMARTSDPHSATAQFFINVADNTFLDYRAKEMFGREVVQEWGYAVFGEVVEGMDVVDKIKGVKTGNAGFHQDVPKEDVVITSVTVE, encoded by the coding sequence ATGATTACGTTACACACTAATTTCGGCGACATTAAAATCGAGTTAAACCATGAGAAAGCGCCGGTTACGGCAAAAAACTTCGAAGATTACTGCAAATCGGGGTTCTATGATAACACAATTTTCCACCGCGTTATCGACGGATTTATGATTCAGGGCGGCGGCATGGAAAGCGGTATGCGCGAAAAAGCCACCAACGCACCGATTCAAAATGAAGCGAATAACCGTTTAAGCAACAAACGCGGTACCATCGCCATGGCGCGCACCTCCGATCCGCATTCCGCCACCGCGCAATTCTTCATCAACGTCGCGGATAACACGTTCCTTGATTATCGTGCGAAAGAAATGTTCGGACGCGAAGTGGTGCAGGAATGGGGCTATGCCGTCTTCGGCGAAGTGGTCGAAGGCATGGATGTGGTAGACAAAATCAAAGGTGTGAAAACGGGCAACGCCGGTTTCCATCAGGATGTGCCGAAAGAAGATGTGGTGATTACCTCCGTCACCGTCGAATAA
- a CDS encoding nucleobase:cation symporter-2 family protein: MTTQIEEKQSGAKQVFVGLQMLFVAFGALVLVPLITGLDANTALLTAGVGTLLFQFCTGKQVPIFLASSFAFIAPIQYGVQTWGIAVTMGGLACTGLVYLALSTLVKLRGVAALERIFPPVVVGPVIIIIGMGLAPVAVDMAVGKGSAYAYNDAILVSLVTLLTTLLVAVFGKGMMKLIPIMFGIAVGYVLCLFLGLIDFQKVIDAPWFSLPNITTPEFKLEAILYLLPIAIAPAVEHVGGIMAISSVTGKDFLKKPGLHRTLLGDGVATATASMLGGPPNTTYAEVTGAVMLTRNFNPNIMTWAAIWAIAISFCGKVGAFLGSIPTIVMGGIMMLVFGSIAVVGMSTLIRGKVDVTEARNLCIISVVMTFGIGGMFVDVGGMSIKGISLCAIVAIILNLILPKAENKID, encoded by the coding sequence ATGACAACTCAAATTGAAGAAAAACAAAGCGGCGCCAAACAAGTTTTTGTCGGTTTGCAAATGCTGTTCGTGGCTTTCGGCGCCTTGGTACTGGTGCCGTTAATTACCGGGCTGGATGCCAATACGGCGTTGCTCACCGCCGGCGTAGGTACGCTGTTATTCCAATTCTGCACGGGCAAACAAGTGCCGATTTTTCTGGCGTCTTCCTTTGCCTTTATCGCACCGATTCAATACGGCGTACAAACCTGGGGGATTGCCGTTACTATGGGCGGTCTGGCCTGTACCGGTTTGGTTTATCTGGCGTTAAGCACGCTGGTGAAACTGCGCGGCGTAGCGGCATTGGAACGGATTTTCCCGCCGGTGGTGGTCGGCCCGGTAATCATTATTATCGGCATGGGCTTGGCGCCTGTTGCGGTGGATATGGCGGTGGGTAAAGGCAGTGCTTATGCCTATAACGACGCCATTCTGGTGTCGCTTGTCACCTTGCTGACTACCCTTTTGGTAGCGGTGTTCGGGAAAGGCATGATGAAACTGATTCCGATTATGTTCGGTATCGCCGTAGGCTATGTATTATGTTTATTCCTTGGGCTAATCGATTTCCAGAAGGTCATCGACGCGCCTTGGTTCAGCCTGCCGAATATCACTACACCGGAATTTAAACTGGAAGCGATTTTATACTTATTGCCTATCGCCATTGCACCGGCGGTGGAACACGTAGGCGGCATTATGGCAATCAGTTCCGTTACCGGCAAAGATTTCCTGAAAAAACCGGGTTTACACCGTACGTTACTGGGCGACGGCGTGGCAACGGCAACGGCATCCATGCTGGGCGGTCCGCCGAATACCACTTATGCGGAAGTTACCGGCGCCGTGATGTTAACGCGTAACTTCAATCCGAATATCATGACTTGGGCGGCTATCTGGGCAATCGCTATTTCCTTCTGCGGCAAAGTGGGGGCGTTCCTCGGCTCTATTCCGACTATCGTCATGGGAGGCATTATGATGCTGGTATTCGGTTCCATCGCCGTAGTGGGCATGAGTACGTTAATCCGTGGCAAAGTGGATGTGACGGAAGCACGCAATCTCTGCATTATTTCCGTGGTGATGACCTTCGGGATCGGCGGTATGTTTGTGGATGTGGGCGGCATGTCCATCAAAGGAATCAGCCTGTGTGCCATTGTGGCGATTATTCTGAATTTAATTCTGCCGAAAGCGGAAAATAAAATCGATTAA
- a CDS encoding metallophosphoesterase, with translation METRYYIIFAVIITALQFFLVLFHYTLRWLLQDKCNPKSLRWISVGFGIAANVFILSNIFFRLYQNFRLNALILVVLYFIALTGFVTFVIFHIGKIWFERKTLSRVLRILYVPALIGLFGLSLYNAYTPVVHHYQVRLNKPIQPLRIGVASDFHLGKYFGGKQMDKLAEIFRREKADLILLPGDIMDDNVDTYLAEKMQPHLAKLQAPLGVYATLGNHDLFGDELRIENEIRKTGIHLLKDEAVQVNGQFTVIGRNDDLMPNRPSAKTLLQGVNTDLPVFLMDHRPTDMLAHSQLPIDIQVSGHTHKGQIFPANLLIKMTYPLDYGFRQINNVNFFVTSGYGFWGVPMRLASQSEVFILEVRGTN, from the coding sequence TTGGAGACACGTTATTACATAATTTTTGCCGTCATTATTACGGCACTGCAGTTTTTTTTGGTTCTGTTTCATTACACCTTGCGTTGGCTGCTGCAGGATAAATGCAATCCGAAATCCTTGCGCTGGATTTCTGTCGGGTTCGGGATTGCCGCCAACGTTTTTATTCTGTCCAATATATTTTTCCGGTTATACCAAAATTTTCGGCTCAACGCCTTAATTCTGGTCGTTTTATATTTCATCGCGTTAACCGGGTTCGTCACATTTGTGATATTTCATATCGGTAAAATCTGGTTTGAACGGAAAACACTCAGTCGTGTGCTGCGCATACTTTACGTACCGGCGTTAATCGGTTTGTTCGGATTAAGTCTGTATAATGCCTACACTCCGGTTGTACACCATTATCAGGTTCGCCTGAATAAACCCATCCAGCCTTTACGTATTGGCGTTGCCAGCGATTTTCATCTCGGCAAATACTTCGGCGGCAAACAAATGGACAAATTGGCGGAAATTTTCCGGCGGGAAAAAGCGGATCTGATTTTACTGCCCGGTGATATTATGGACGATAATGTGGATACCTATCTGGCGGAAAAAATGCAGCCCCATTTAGCCAAATTACAGGCGCCGCTGGGCGTTTATGCAACTTTAGGAAATCATGATTTATTCGGTGACGAACTGCGGATTGAAAATGAAATACGTAAAACCGGCATTCATCTGTTAAAGGATGAAGCGGTGCAGGTGAACGGTCAGTTTACCGTTATCGGTCGTAATGACGATCTTATGCCGAACCGTCCGAGCGCAAAAACGTTACTACAGGGTGTCAACACCGATTTACCGGTATTTCTGATGGATCACCGCCCGACGGATATGTTGGCGCACAGCCAGTTACCGATTGATATTCAGGTATCGGGACACACTCATAAAGGCCAGATTTTTCCGGCGAATCTGCTGATTAAAATGACCTATCCGTTGGATTACGGCTTTAGGCAAATCAACAATGTGAATTTTTTCGTCACCTCGGGTTACGGATTCTGGGGCGTGCCGATGCGGTTGGCTTCCCAGTCCGAAGTATTTATTTTAGAGGTACGGGGAACAAATTAA
- the xseA gene encoding exodeoxyribonuclease VII large subunit — protein sequence MNNANIYSVSQLNHAAKMLLEGQLGLVWLTGEISNFSQPVSGHWYLTLKDENSQVRAAMFRMKNMRVGFRPQNGIQVLVRAAVSLYEPRGDYQLIIESMHPAGEGLLQQQFEQLKMKLAAEGLFAQNLKKNLPHFCKTVGVITSPTGAALQDILHILKRRDPNLKVVIYPCAVQGKEAAGEIVEMIELANVRREVDVLIVGRGGGSLEDLWCFNEEAVARAIFDSTLPVISAVGHETDVTIADFVADVRAPTPSAAAELVSRNQDELRQQLNYKRQRLDMALDRIISLQHQRLQRLILRLQNQHPQNQLNIQSQRTALLTQRLTAAITRLMEKNRNKLTALATRLRQNPLPYRVQKQCQYMEQLHARLNFAVENNLSVRRHKLANLCGKLDGLSPLKVLARGYSIAQNEQGIAVTSIAQIRPDETLRTQVADGIIESRISKIKKKARS from the coding sequence ATGAACAACGCCAATATTTATTCCGTTTCCCAACTTAACCATGCGGCAAAAATGCTGTTGGAAGGACAGCTCGGTCTGGTATGGCTGACAGGCGAAATTTCCAACTTCAGCCAGCCGGTGTCCGGACATTGGTATCTCACGCTGAAAGACGAAAATTCTCAGGTGCGCGCCGCCATGTTCCGTATGAAAAATATGCGCGTCGGTTTTCGTCCGCAAAACGGTATACAGGTACTGGTGCGGGCGGCTGTCAGTCTGTATGAACCGCGCGGCGATTACCAACTGATAATCGAATCTATGCATCCGGCGGGCGAAGGCTTGTTACAGCAGCAATTCGAACAGCTTAAGATGAAACTGGCGGCGGAAGGTTTATTCGCGCAAAATCTAAAGAAAAATCTACCGCACTTTTGCAAAACCGTGGGGGTCATCACCTCACCTACCGGGGCCGCGTTGCAGGATATCCTGCACATTCTGAAACGCCGTGATCCTAATCTGAAAGTGGTGATTTATCCCTGTGCCGTACAGGGAAAAGAGGCCGCCGGCGAAATCGTGGAAATGATTGAACTGGCAAATGTCCGCCGGGAAGTTGACGTACTGATTGTAGGGCGAGGCGGCGGTTCGCTGGAAGATTTATGGTGTTTCAACGAAGAAGCGGTGGCACGGGCGATTTTTGATTCCACCTTGCCCGTTATCAGTGCCGTAGGACATGAAACCGATGTCACCATTGCGGATTTTGTCGCCGACGTACGCGCACCGACGCCTTCCGCCGCGGCGGAATTAGTCAGTCGTAATCAGGACGAACTGCGCCAACAGTTAAACTATAAACGGCAACGGCTGGATATGGCGTTGGATCGGATTATCAGTCTGCAACATCAGCGGTTGCAACGTTTAATATTACGGTTGCAGAATCAACATCCGCAAAATCAGTTGAATATACAGTCGCAGCGTACGGCGTTATTAACCCAGCGTTTGACGGCGGCGATAACGCGATTAATGGAAAAAAATCGCAATAAATTAACCGCACTTGCCACCCGGCTGCGGCAAAATCCGCTGCCTTATCGAGTGCAAAAACAATGCCAATACATGGAACAACTGCATGCCCGCCTGAATTTTGCCGTTGAAAATAATCTTTCCGTACGGCGGCACAAACTGGCAAATCTGTGCGGTAAATTAGACGGTTTAAGCCCGCTGAAAGTGCTTGCCCGCGGCTACTCTATCGCACAAAACGAACAAGGCATCGCCGTTACCTCCATCGCCCAAATCCGACCGGATGAAACCCTACGAACGCAAGTTGCGGACGGTATCATCGAAAGCCGGATCAGCAAGATTAAAAAGAAAGCCCGTTCATAA
- the hisA gene encoding 1-(5-phosphoribosyl)-5-[(5-phosphoribosylamino)methylideneamino]imidazole-4-carboxamide isomerase: protein MKKSIIIPALDLIEGQVVRLYQGDYAQQTLYSDNPIAQFQCYVDQGAQQLHLVDLTGAKDPVKRQTELIGKIIEATKCKIQVGGGIRTEQDVADLLAVGANRVVIGSTAVKRPEMVKGWFEKYGAEKFVLALDVNIDASGQKIIAVSGWQEASGVSLEELIEDYQSVGLQHVLCTDISRDGTLAGSNVNLYKEICTKYPEIQFQSSGGIGSLADIAALKGLGVAGVIVGRALLEGKFNVAEAIECWQNG, encoded by the coding sequence ATGAAAAAATCAATAATTATTCCCGCGCTTGACTTGATCGAAGGACAGGTTGTCCGCCTGTACCAGGGGGATTACGCACAACAAACTCTTTACAGCGATAACCCTATCGCGCAGTTTCAATGCTATGTCGATCAAGGAGCGCAGCAACTGCACTTGGTGGATTTAACCGGTGCAAAAGATCCGGTTAAACGCCAAACCGAACTCATCGGCAAAATTATCGAAGCTACGAAATGCAAGATCCAAGTAGGCGGCGGCATCCGTACAGAACAAGATGTAGCGGATCTGTTAGCGGTCGGTGCAAACCGTGTAGTCATCGGTTCCACAGCGGTTAAACGGCCTGAAATGGTAAAAGGCTGGTTTGAGAAATACGGGGCGGAGAAATTCGTGCTGGCGTTGGATGTAAACATTGACGCCAGCGGTCAAAAAATCATCGCGGTTAGCGGCTGGCAAGAGGCCAGCGGTGTATCGTTGGAAGAATTGATTGAAGATTATCAATCGGTGGGTTTGCAGCACGTGTTATGCACCGATATTTCCCGTGACGGCACACTGGCAGGTTCAAACGTGAATTTGTACAAAGAAATTTGTACTAAATACCCCGAAATTCAGTTCCAATCATCGGGCGGAATTGGTAGTTTAGCCGATATTGCCGCGTTAAAAGGCTTGGGGGTGGCCGGTGTGATTGTCGGGCGTGCGTTGTTAGAAGGTAAATTTAATGTAGCGGAGGCGATCGAATGTTGGCAAAACGGATAA
- the hisF gene encoding imidazole glycerol phosphate synthase subunit HisF, with protein MLAKRIIPCLDVRDGQVVKGVQFRNHEIIGDIVPLAKRYAEEGADELVFYDITASSDGRTVDKSWVERVAEVIDIPFCVAGGIKTIADAEQIFAFGADKISINSPALADPNLITALADRFGVQAIVVGIDSWFEKETGKYWVNQYTGDESRTRQTNWQLLDWVKEVQQRGAGEIVLNMMNQDGVRNGYDLVQLKKVREVCKVPLIASGGAGETVHFRDAFVEANVDGALAASVFHKQIINIGELKAYLTKEGVEIRR; from the coding sequence ATGTTGGCAAAACGGATAATTCCTTGTTTAGATGTACGGGACGGGCAAGTAGTAAAAGGCGTACAGTTCCGTAACCACGAAATTATCGGCGACATCGTACCGCTGGCAAAACGCTATGCCGAAGAAGGGGCGGACGAGTTAGTGTTTTACGATATTACCGCCTCATCAGACGGACGCACCGTCGATAAAAGCTGGGTGGAACGTGTAGCGGAAGTGATCGATATTCCGTTTTGCGTGGCGGGCGGAATTAAGACCATTGCCGATGCGGAACAGATTTTCGCTTTCGGGGCGGATAAAATTTCCATCAATTCACCCGCACTTGCCGATCCGAATTTAATCACCGCTTTGGCAGATCGTTTCGGTGTGCAGGCGATTGTGGTGGGCATAGACAGCTGGTTTGAAAAGGAAACAGGCAAATACTGGGTCAATCAATACACGGGCGATGAAAGCCGCACCCGCCAAACCAACTGGCAGTTACTCGACTGGGTCAAAGAAGTGCAACAACGTGGCGCAGGCGAAATCGTGCTGAATATGATGAACCAAGACGGCGTACGTAACGGTTACGATTTAGTACAACTGAAAAAAGTGCGTGAAGTGTGCAAAGTACCGCTTATCGCTTCCGGTGGTGCCGGTGAAACGGTTCACTTCCGAGATGCGTTTGTGGAAGCGAATGTGGACGGCGCCTTGGCAGCGAGCGTGTTTCATAAGCAAATTATTAATATTGGCGAATTGAAAGCGTATCTTACGAAAGAAGGTGTGGAGATTCGCCGATAG
- the upp gene encoding uracil phosphoribosyltransferase — MKLVEVKHPLVKHKLGLMRAADISTKNFRELATEVGSLLTYEATSDLETEKVIIDGWCGDVEIDRIKGKKVTVVPILRAGLGMMDGVLEHIPSARISVVGMYRNEETLEPVPYFQKLASDLEERLAIVVDPMLATGGSMIATIDLLKQKGCKQIKVLVLVAAPEGIKALEAAHPDIEVYTASIDSHLNEQGYIVPGLGDAGDKIFGTK, encoded by the coding sequence ATGAAATTAGTCGAAGTTAAACATCCATTAGTCAAACACAAATTAGGTTTAATGCGTGCGGCGGACATCAGTACCAAAAACTTCCGCGAACTCGCCACAGAAGTGGGCAGCTTATTAACCTATGAAGCCACTTCGGATCTGGAAACGGAAAAAGTAATTATCGACGGTTGGTGCGGCGATGTGGAAATCGATCGCATTAAAGGTAAAAAAGTTACCGTAGTACCTATTTTACGCGCCGGCCTTGGCATGATGGACGGGGTGTTGGAACATATTCCGAGCGCGCGTATCAGTGTGGTGGGTATGTACCGTAACGAAGAAACCCTTGAACCGGTACCTTATTTCCAAAAACTGGCGAGCGATTTGGAAGAGCGCTTAGCCATTGTGGTTGACCCGATGTTAGCGACCGGCGGTTCCATGATTGCCACTATCGATCTGTTAAAACAAAAGGGCTGTAAACAAATCAAAGTGTTAGTGCTGGTGGCGGCGCCGGAAGGGATTAAAGCGTTGGAAGCGGCACATCCGGATATTGAAGTCTATACCGCATCAATCGACAGTCACTTAAACGAACAAGGCTACATCGTGCCGGGTTTAGGTGACGCAGGCGATAAAATTTTCGGAACAAAATAA
- a CDS encoding trimeric intracellular cation channel family protein, producing MMLDVLFFIGLIVEAMTGALSAGREKMDIFGVVVIAFMPALGGGAMRDIVLGHYPLFFIAHPEYVLIVVITAFATVLIAPLISHFNRSFRTVFLVLDGLGLILFSILGTQVALDMGYGLTVASISAILTGAFGGVLRDILCNRIPLIFQKELYAVIAFLTACLYIGLQNLNVPLNLNILFTLTAGFIFRLLAIYFSWGFPVFDYQEQEMAPKDILPKPAKRRKYKDK from the coding sequence ATAATGTTAGACGTTTTATTTTTTATCGGCTTGATTGTCGAAGCCATGACCGGCGCCCTATCCGCCGGACGCGAAAAAATGGATATTTTCGGTGTGGTGGTCATCGCCTTCATGCCCGCATTGGGCGGCGGCGCCATGCGCGATATTGTGCTTGGGCACTACCCGCTTTTCTTTATCGCCCACCCGGAATATGTATTGATTGTCGTCATCACTGCCTTTGCTACGGTCTTAATCGCACCTTTAATCAGCCACTTTAACCGTTCCTTTCGCACGGTCTTTTTGGTCTTGGACGGATTGGGGCTCATCCTGTTTTCCATTTTAGGTACACAAGTGGCGCTGGATATGGGTTACGGTTTAACCGTCGCCAGTATTTCCGCCATTTTAACCGGTGCATTCGGCGGCGTATTACGGGATATTCTCTGCAACCGTATTCCGCTGATCTTTCAGAAAGAACTGTATGCGGTAATCGCCTTTCTTACCGCTTGTCTGTACATCGGTTTGCAGAATCTCAATGTGCCGCTGAATTTGAATATTTTGTTCACCTTAACCGCCGGCTTCATCTTCCGCCTGCTTGCCATTTATTTCAGTTGGGGCTTTCCGGTTTTTGATTATCAGGAACAGGAAATGGCGCCGAAAGATATACTGCCGAAACCGGCGAAACGACGAAAATATAAAGATAAATAA
- the hisIE gene encoding bifunctional phosphoribosyl-AMP cyclohydrolase/phosphoribosyl-ATP diphosphatase HisIE, translated as MNIKNIDWQKVDQLLPVIIQHFQTCEVLMLGYMNEEALAKTCDEKIVTFFSRTKQRLWTKGETSGHFLNVVDMSLDCDNDTLLILANPIGPTCHTGKESCFHQFETQSEGDWTWFAKLERELAERKNADPNVSYTAKLYHKGTKKIAQKVGEEAVETVLAAMAKDRAETVSEAADLLYHLTVLLQNENLAWGDVIDKLKERHQGIGLHPEGSNK; from the coding sequence ATGAATATTAAAAATATAGATTGGCAAAAAGTAGATCAACTGTTACCCGTCATCATCCAACACTTCCAAACCTGCGAAGTGTTAATGTTGGGTTATATGAATGAAGAAGCCTTGGCTAAAACCTGTGATGAGAAGATCGTGACATTTTTCTCCCGCACTAAGCAACGCTTATGGACGAAGGGTGAGACTTCGGGACATTTTTTGAATGTGGTGGATATGAGTTTGGATTGCGATAACGATACTTTACTGATTCTGGCGAATCCTATCGGTCCGACCTGCCACACAGGTAAAGAAAGCTGTTTCCACCAATTTGAAACCCAATCGGAAGGCGATTGGACGTGGTTTGCAAAGCTTGAACGGGAACTTGCCGAGCGGAAAAATGCGGATCCGAATGTATCTTACACCGCGAAGCTCTATCATAAAGGTACCAAAAAAATTGCCCAGAAAGTGGGCGAAGAAGCGGTGGAAACCGTTTTGGCGGCAATGGCGAAAGATCGTGCGGAAACCGTTTCCGAAGCGGCGGATTTGCTGTATCACTTAACCGTATTGCTGCAAAACGAAAATTTAGCTTGGGGAGATGTGATTGACAAACTTAAAGAACGTCATCAAGGCATCGGCTTACACCCTGAAGGTTCCAATAAATAG
- a CDS encoding class II glutamine amidotransferase produces the protein MCQLLGMNCNVPTDIVFSFEGFRRRAGLTDTHSDGFGIAFFEGKGVRIFRDEKPAAVSPIADCVKQYNIKSLNVIAHIRKATQGEVSIVNTHPFIREIWGENWVFAHNGNLKALPDLSGCYCRPIGSTDSEAAFCYIADQLKKRYCSKPSEDEIFGIIQEITLELGRYGTFNFILSNGEWMIAHCSTNLHYVTRRAPFCKVQRVDDDGVIDFKNYTTEKDKVTIITTFPLTKNENWIKMEHGGFVFFKDGEKIREIMGVKKEPADDGTLGTASR, from the coding sequence ATGTGCCAGTTACTCGGTATGAACTGCAACGTTCCCACCGATATTGTGTTCTCGTTTGAAGGCTTCCGCCGTCGTGCGGGGCTGACCGACACTCATTCCGACGGATTCGGGATCGCTTTTTTCGAAGGCAAAGGCGTGCGTATTTTTCGTGACGAAAAACCCGCCGCGGTTTCGCCTATCGCCGATTGTGTCAAACAGTACAATATCAAATCGCTGAATGTGATTGCGCATATCCGTAAAGCGACGCAGGGCGAAGTGAGCATTGTGAACACTCACCCGTTTATCCGTGAAATCTGGGGCGAAAATTGGGTATTCGCCCATAACGGTAATTTAAAGGCATTGCCGGATTTGTCAGGTTGTTATTGTCGTCCCATCGGTTCCACCGATTCCGAGGCGGCGTTTTGTTATATTGCCGATCAATTGAAAAAACGTTATTGCAGCAAACCGTCGGAAGACGAAATTTTCGGTATTATTCAGGAAATCACGCTGGAACTGGGGCGGTACGGCACCTTTAATTTTATTTTGTCCAACGGCGAATGGATGATTGCCCATTGTTCCACTAATCTGCATTATGTCACGCGTCGTGCGCCGTTTTGCAAGGTGCAGCGTGTCGACGACGACGGCGTGATCGATTTCAAAAATTACACCACGGAAAAAGACAAAGTCACCATTATCACCACTTTTCCGCTGACCAAAAATGAAAACTGGATCAAAATGGAACATGGCGGTTTTGTTTTCTTCAAAGACGGGGAAAAAATCCGGGAAATTATGGGCGTGAAAAAAGAACCGGCGGACGACGGCACGTTGGGCACGGCGTCGCGTTGA